Within the uncultured Bacteroides sp. genome, the region ATGGATTATCGTTAAATGATGCAGTGCGGAAGGCTAAGGATTATATTAATCAGGCAATATTGCATGGTGCCCATTATGAGGTAGGAAAGGGGCATGGTCCAGTTCATCATTTCTTTGATTTCTGGGAATAAGAACCTGTTTAAATTTTATTTTGAAGAGGAACCGAAATGTATATTACCGCTAATAAGAAACGCCAAACGACATAGAACTTAATATCGTTTGGCGCAGAAACAAGTTTAGTTAAGTCTGTTAATTAGTGAGTTGCCAGTAAAACCAGAGCTGCAGTTCCAAGAATTGCACCGGCTACTTTAGCGTCGTTGTTGTGACGATGATGGTGTCTGTATTCATATCTGTCTTCTCTGCATCTGTCATCTCTGTCTCTCATTTCGCAATATCTCTCATCCCGGCAGTCTCTGTAATTGTCATACCTTCTGTTGTCATTGCAAATGTAATAATTTTCGTTTCTGTGATTTCTGCCTCTGTGATATCCATTGTCGTGACCCCTGCCGTTTTCATATCTGACAATCACTTCTGTATGGTTTCCCTTGTGATGATTTCCACCTTTGTTTGAAGCCATGCTAACTGAACTCATTGATACCATCATGATGGCAGCTAATGATAAAACTATCTTCTTCATAACATTTTGTTTTTTAATGATTAATACCCTTGTTTCTTTGTTATGTGACAAAAGTAGCGTGAGAAAAATCTCTTCACCAGAGATAATCCCCATTCTTTGATAGGATTTTCCCTAAAGAAGAGAGTCGATTTTTAATCTTTTTCATTGAATTCTCGTTAATATAAAGAAATATAGTATTTTTATGCTGTTATAAATAGATAGAACTATGAAGAAAACTTTGTTTTTATTATTATTTGCATGGAGTTCCCTGAATATTTGTGCTCAAATAGCAGGAGACTGGCATGGCGTATTAGATGTAAAGGGAACCAAACTGACCATTGTGTTTCATTTTAATAGTGAAAACGGAGTGTATAAGGGAACAATGGATAGTCCGGACCAGTCAGCAAATGGAATACCGCTAACGAGTATTGCATTCAAAGATTCTACGGTCAACATACAAATAGCCTCTGTTATGGGCGAATATGAAGGAAAATGGGATGGAAAGCTGATAAAAGGAAACTTTAAACAGATTGGAATGTCTTTCCCCTTGAATCTGGAAGGAGGAGCATTGAAAAGAAATCGTCCCCAGGAACCGTCGGCTCCCTATCCTTATGAGGTGGAAGAAGTAACATTCCAGAATAAAAAGGACAGCATTTCACTAGCTGGAACGTTAACGCTACCTAAAGGAAAGGGACAATTTCCTTCAGTGATAATGATTACAGGCAGCGGGCCGGAGAATCGGGATGAAGAGATCTATGATCATAAGCCCTTCTGGATCATAGCCGATTGCCTTACCCGTAAAGGTATAGCCGTGTTGCGCTATGACGATCGGGGATTTGGAAAATCAGGCGGTGCATTTAAGGGAGCTACAACATCCGATTTTGCAGTCGACGTTGAGGCTGCAGTTTCTTATCTCAAGAGTCGTAAAGATATAAATAAGAACAAGATAGGCTTAATTGGACATAGCGAGGGCGGAATCATCGCTTCAATGGTGGCTTCGGCCAATAAAAAAATTGCATTTATTGTGTTGCTTGCCGGTCCGGGTGTCACGGG harbors:
- a CDS encoding alpha/beta hydrolase, with protein sequence MKKTLFLLLFAWSSLNICAQIAGDWHGVLDVKGTKLTIVFHFNSENGVYKGTMDSPDQSANGIPLTSIAFKDSTVNIQIASVMGEYEGKWDGKLIKGNFKQIGMSFPLNLEGGALKRNRPQEPSAPYPYEVEEVTFQNKKDSISLAGTLTLPKGKGQFPSVIMITGSGPENRDEEIYDHKPFWIIADCLTRKGIAVLRYDDRGFGKSGGAFKGATTSDFAVDVEAAVSYLKSRKDINKNKIGLIGHSEGGIIASMVASANKKIAFIVLLAGPGVTGEKIMVQQVADLCADSAAREKVKPILNIYTQSADILRQYLGDSARQQLQKLYNDNQTEICNNLNLTKEQGNMYVNSMTEQFMSPWFRNFLFLDPADYLVKVRCPVLALNGVLDKQVRAEENLNGIKEALQKGGNKSIETIAIPGMNHLFQECKTGQLTEYAAIEQTFSPKALELIGEFIFNVTK